A window of Quercus robur chromosome 12, dhQueRobu3.1, whole genome shotgun sequence genomic DNA:
GCCTTTTATAGATTTTTAGTCATTAAAAGacattgataaaataaaaagaaatatttattttatttaatgaagtgtaataataacatattaattatgatataaatcataaaagaattatgtaaagaaaatccattaaaaagaaaagaaaaaaaaattaaggagagagagagagagagatttattatCAATCAAAGGGGTATATGAATTTTGGGTGGAGGACAATTTCCCATCCTTAACCCTTAACTTCGTCCTTGGTTGGCTTAATGGTTCTGAAACGAGGTCTAGCTAGGATTGTTAAAAGACTCGTTCGAAAAACCATGTGCTCTACTCAAATTGACCTATCAAGATTTGAGTAGTTTTGATGATATATTGTGGTTGGCATTGGATTGAAGTCTCCAAAAATTGATCCTTTCAATTTGAGTGTTGATTTTCTTGTAGTGAAATATGATGCAACTGAACCAATTGGCAAAGATCTTAAAGGGCTTTCAAATTAGGTGGAGGTCTCTTGTTACCCTTCGTTGTCCATCATTGTCGGTTTTTGATTGAATTTGACCACCACACATGAAAGACCAAACAATTGTGATCATGGTTGTTTGTGGTGAATTGTGATTTTTGCTATTCTCCACTTACAcactgtttggcaaaaattatttttgccaacttattttactattcaacttatttttgctactatttatgagttctactgtactttttggtactattcatgggtctcactgttcaattttagctaacttttacctttatctacaatactttagcaaaaaattttcaatttcagcaaaataagcagatcccaaaCATACCATTAACCAGGTTGGTTTGAGATGCAACTTAAGACCTAAACCACCTTGACTTAAAGCTTTCAAGAGATTCCTCCCTATCATACAAGACTATATACTATGCATCGGATGTATGTTTCCTCCCTATCGTATGGGGACCACCTCTATGTAAGAGGAAGGAAACATGCATtcaatatgatatattttattgttataaagGATGGGAGCCACATACACCTAAGGAATAATGAGATGATTTTAAAAGTTTgaccaacaaaaataattgaatttttgcTCAATAGTTTAAATAGATAATATCATAATAGTATACCAAATTATCATTTAACTTGTACTAATGTAATGAGGCCAAATTGGCCATTTACTACTTTTCGTGGAAATTATTAGTAACATACCACTGTTTACAAAATAAGTAGCAATATACAacttttttgaaactcaagttcatgaaactcgagtttgttatgtaaatcgagttttaaacactcgagtttcataaaaaaatcttgtgttgatgtggatttttttattgaaaaaatgcCACATGGAACTCAAGCTTggtaaacttgagttccatgcaacacaatactcaATCTAATCAAGCTCGAGTTATCTGTAAATACAAAACTTGAGCGTaatgctcttcttcttttttttcttttatggtactcgagcttaCCACGCTTAAGTTCCTTGTAatatggaactcaagtttcgCAAGCTTGAGTtccttatacttttttttttcaataatcaacaaataaacataaatataaaaataagtaattttttttcatttgaatgcacaaacatatgtttttatttatttaaatggaagaattataaaatatataaattttaatttcaaaatattaatttttaggcCACTCATACCCCTTgttcattcatttttaacaCACTCATCAATTTCTAACTTCTTGGACGCGTTATGGTCAAATTGGTTAAAATATTGGGGGTTAGAATGAGAAATTAGAACAACATGTAAAAGAGTGTGTAACTCCCAATATTCTAACCAATTTGACCATAACGCTTCCGAGAAGTTAGAAATTGATGAGTGtgttaaaaatgaatgaacAAGGGGTATGAGTGgcctaaaaattaatattttgaaattaaaatttctatattttacaatacttctatttaaataaataaaaacatatgttCATGcgttcaaatgaaaaaaattacttatttttatgtttatgtttatttgttgataattaggaaaaaaaaaagtataaggaACTCGAGATTgccaaactcgagtttcatattACAAGGAACTTGAGCGTGGTAAGCTCGAGTAccatagaaggaaaaaaaaagggtattacGCTCGAGTTTTGTATTTAGAGAGACCTCGAGCTTGATGAGAtcgagtattgtgttgcatggaacttgagtttacCAAGCTTGAGTTCCATGTGccattttttcaataaaaaaaatccacgtcagtacaataattttttttatgaaaatcaagagtttaaaactcgatttacaTAATAAACTTAACTTTTATGAactttgagttaaaaaaaaaaaaaaaaagtaatatattacTTCCTCCGttccactttgtttgtcctgtttgaaaagtcaaactttttaagagaacattatttattatcttgtctaccttttaaaaatgtataagtttccaaaactacccttaaataaatttatcaaaaaattgaattattaataaaataggggtataataggaatattaataaataaattatttttatttttagaaacaggacaatattttaaaacatcctaaaataaaatagaagacAAATAAAATGAGACGGAGGGAGTACTACTTCTTTTACCATCAGTGTTACGTTACTAATAATTTCCGCCGGTGAGTGACCGATTTGGCCAATGTAATGATAAGTGATAACTATGGGACCAGTTCGAGGAAACTACTAAGGTACTACCTGTCTGCTTCTCTCGCTCTGTCTCTCTGTGCTAGTCCTAATTCATATCTCAAAAACCTGTCAAAAGGGCTGGCCTTATTAGACCAACCAATTAATAATTAAAGTTCACTCCTTTAAGCTTTAACTAACCAAATCAAATCAATCTCCTTTTCCCCATAGTCAAAACACCACAACTCCCTCCATCGTTTTTCGTttatctcaataaaaaaaaaaaacaccacaactCCCAACTCAAACTCTCCacactcatctctctctctctctctcctaaaaACTCTCTCAAATCAAATGGTCTTCCTCATTACCCTCTTCCTATTCTCACTCCTACCCTCTCCAACCTTTTCCCAAAACGCCACCACCGTTTCATGCCCCCTAGACTTCAACGTTCTGTCCCAGTTAACTCAGAGCGCAACTCGCTCAGCACCCAACAGTGACACAAGCACCGAGTGCAACCACATCCGCAATGGCCTCCAATTCGTCCTCTCTAACTACCTCCAACGTACCAACTCGTTCCTCCCACCACCCAACTCGTCCGAGTCATGCTGGGCCGCGTACCAGTCCCTCATCAGCTCGTCCCTCCCAAACTTCGATATCAGAAAATCCTGTGGCTTTAAAACCGAGTGGATCTCACAGGGTTGCATGAGCATCACCACCAAAGCTGAATTCGAAAAGTTGATCCCAAAACAAACCTTAAACGATGTTGTTTCGAGCTGTAACCAAAGTTTAGAGAACAACTCGCCTTGTGCTTCGTGTACAGCTACCTTATCCACTTTACAAGCCTCGTATCTTACCGGTCCTTCGGTTGGAAACGTGTCTGATTGTACTGCGTACCCAACGATTTATGCAGCGGCTTCTGCTAATATTTCTGGTCCCAGTGATAAAGGTACTGCTAAGTGCTTGTTTGGGTTGGAGTTCTCAGTGCCTTCAAAGTCTGGGAGTAAAAAAAATGTGGTGATTTTGGTGGTTTTACTAGTTTTTGGAGTTGGGTTTTGTGTGATTCTTGGTGGGGGTTGGTTATATTTgaggaaaaggaagagaagacAGAGTTATGTTGAGAGAGTTGAAACGAGTCTTGAATTTGGGTTGGATTCGATTAGTGGAAGTACCACTTTGGTGAGATTCACATTCGATGACATCAGAGAGGCGACCAAGAATTTCGCCAGAGATAGTATTATAGGGAGAGGAGGGTATGGGAATGTGTACAAAGGTGTTTTGCCAGATGGGTCAGAGGTTGCTTTGAAAAGGTTTAAGAATTGCTCGGCTGCAGGGGATGCGAATTTCACACATGAAGTTGAGGTTATAGCTAGTGTTAGGCATGTAAATCTTGTTGCTTTGAGAGGGTATTGTACTGCAACGACACCTTTTGAGGGTCACCAGAGGATAATTGTGTGTGATTTGATGAAGAATGGGAGTCTTTATGACCATTTGTTTGGGGGTTTGGAGGATAGGAAGCTTAGTTGGCCTATTAGGCAAAAGATTGCATTAGGGACTGCAAGGGGTTTGGCTTATTTGCATTACGGTGCTCAACCTGGGATTATACATAGGGATATTAAAGCAAGCAATATACTTTTGGATGAGATGTTTGAGGCTAAGGTGGCTGATTTTGGTCTTGCAAAGTTTACACCAGAGGGTATGACACATTTGAGCACAAGGGTTGCTGGGACAATGGGTTATGTTGCTCCTGAGTATGCTTTGTATGGACAATTGACTGAGAGGAGTGATGTGTATAGTTTTGGTGTTGTGTTGCTTGAGCTTTTGAGTGGAAGGAAGGCCCTCTCGACAAACAGTGATGGCCAACCAATACTTGTTACCGATTGGGCGTGGTCCTCGGTGAGAAATGGGAGGACTTTGGATGTTATTGATAATGGGATGCCAGAATTGGGTGTGCCGGAGGTGTTAGAGAAGTATGTTTTGGTTGCCGTGTTGTGTTCTCATCCGCAGTTGTATGCTAGGCCTACAATGGATCAGGTTGTGAAAATGTTGGAGACTGATTTGTCAGTTCCTTCAATCCCTGCAAGGCCAATTCCTCTTGTGGCAGAGATGAATGATATTGAGAGATCTGCAAGCAGTAGCGGCTCGGGTCAGCTTTCTAGCCCAACTGGGTATCAGCCTTATACGTTAGAGAATGGCCGGCTCTCAGACCATAAGGAAGAAGGGATTAAGAGTTCAGAATAGAAGGAACTGGAAACTGTTATAACCACcttgatttgtttgtttgtttatatattatgGTTCCTGAATTCGGAATCAAGTAAATCCATTGTAAAGAATACACATGTATACTTGTAGTtgattctttttaaattttttttggaatagaaCATGAGTACAACTGTGCTTGGAAAATTTGTTTGTTACTTATTTGATCCCCTGTTTCAGCTTGGAAGCTTGATGACTTGCAAATGCTAAGATGCTGATATGGTATTTGTATCACACAATGCATATTTGGGATCACGGACCAGAGTGATAAACCATATTTTTTGTAGTAGTGTGTTCTTGTGCAATGCATCACcataacaaaagaaaccaaGTTTTACAAACTAGAACTTGTAACTATTTGGCAACACTTTTTGGCCTTTCTTACAATATAAGCTAATTTGGCTCCACTTCTTGCAATCTTTCCACTGACTAGCCTTTGTAATTGACTCCTGATTCGTTACAAGGATTACTATATGATAACAAGAATTAACCTATAAAACTATAGTACAAATTTGGGCTCATTACAGAGAAGCACAGATACCCTTGCCTGATCCCTTTCAAAAAACCACCTGAAGTTGCTTCTTCTAATTACAAAGCCATGGGAACGTAGGTGCaattatatgatatatgatgACTGTCCTCCCTActatggttgtcaaaatcccgATCTGGATCTTACGATTTTATTATCTTGTCTGTTCAAAACGATCCGGATCTTTTAGGGATCTTTGTGATCGTTTAGGATTGATAAAATCGTACAATTCTAACAATCCCAAACGATCCtaatttcttataattttctttaacttGACAAAAGGCTCAGTTGGacccaaaatgaaaaataacaacTTAATACCAAGTTTTGCTATTCTAAGTACCAATTGGACCTAAATGAAAAATACATACTAATAGAGTGTCACGTTTTGagatttttggcatttttaaatgatatttaCAAATGGATGTTGTGATGTATGATAATTACATCAAATGGATAcgaatttttggtttttttatttttattttattttttataaatgaatgtataatttatgtgattatttaatatatcaatgtgatttttttcccctcaaataaataggatcttacgatccacgGTCTGATTTTTTAAGGATCTTTGTGATCGTTCACGATTCGTAGGATCATACAATTCTAACGATCCTAAACGATCCTGGtttcttgtaattttctttaaCCTGACAAAATGTTCAGTTAgatccaaatgaaaaataacatctcaataGACCAAACTTTGCTATTCTAAGTATTAGTTGGACTCAAATGAAAAATACATACCAATAGTGTCaagttttgagatttttgacatttttaaatGATGCTTACAAATGGATGTAGTGATGTATGGTAATTACATCAAATGGATGCaaatttttggttatttatttatttatttattttataaattgtagggacacgattatttaacggcccaataatgatgttgggctcgcacatgaaagatccctcacaatatgatttgtagagagtgggcttgaaaggcttgtctttgatcacggggcgatggtccggtcctgtttttagaggaattcatgAAGAAAAAAGGAGTTGGATTTGAACATTTAGGCCCTATAGCATCACCTcttgaggggttggactcctcggacttagtcctgAGGACGATTAAGGTCTTCCTCCGGTTAtccgacggtgggtttttcttttttatgtggtGTGCATACATTGTTAAGGGATTTTCACCCATGGAGTTTTTCTCCTGGAGGTAGAATGGGAGCCCCTGGTTTTTTTTGTCCCTTGTTCCCCCCTCCCTCCAgatttacttactttttcttttatactagcctgcgttcgctgtccttcgtccacgtgtagggtcaacctttacaagactgatatttgtcccgtcagtctaatcccagaattgttggggatggttgataaagctgaagaatacggctctgttaggtgcagagtcttatctgggaagggtagtaagggtaactttcccaagatattttagatctccttacagatttgttcctatacctcttttttacccctcttcttaagggagctttgggtctgccgaggactaaactgtcctcggctgcatctcggGGCCATTTTTTGCcttatatttttgagcttgggccataacctttttcggcttgggcctttgggctTCCCATGAGCAAGTAGAcctggcccataaactattgggccccacataaatgaatgtataatttatgtgattgcAGGGCTGGCTCAATAGGTGATGCAATTGATGCAATCACCTAAGGCCctcaaataaaagaaggccccaattgtaaaagaaattatatatataatctatttacctatatattttaattaaaaaaattttaagcactttcattggtcaataaaatgcattaaaaaggtCTCATTGTATCTAAAatacaaaagattaaaaaagaaaaaaacaaaaatagtcaaattttagctgacaaatttaaattttaggagaCAAATTTATTAGCTCATTCTTaaaatatgctaaaatcaaaattaatactagacaaatttattaataatatatcttAATTGTCTTGAAATAcgctaaaatagagattataaattaaaaaaaaaaaaaaaactctcacctCTCTATCTCTCGGCCTCTCTATCTATCTTCTTAcctttattttcttcatcttcatcttgattcttgatcttTTTTTCATAAACTCACTTAGTtagcttaaaatttttctttgttgattcccTTCAATTCAGAGCTACCAGAGGTaatcttcttctcctctctgcCTTTCCGAAAATGAAGGTGATGACTcttctatttatttaacttaagttatatatatttttagtttatttcacTGCACAATTTGATGGGAGTCCCATCATGAGACACGTTTTTTGCTATGATAGAAACCCTTTTCTGCCCCTCTTAGATGGACCTTTTTCTGCTACGATAGGGCATGATTTTTACTTTAAAACTTAGCCATAAGATGATAGAGTACAGGCTGGACGCTGGACATCTGCTGATCTGCACTGCTGCACAGGCGCACAGCAGCAAAGGCTGCACCGTGCGCAATTGCGCAATGAAGCCCATATACtcaaccatttttttatttttaacatagTTTCTCGCTTAATAATTTGATGTCTATCATatcaacttatttgtattataatGACATTAAATTATTGAAccatatattaaattaatttttatttgtggagatTTAGGCTTTAAAGTGGTCAcagctttaaaaaaattcaataatcaGGTTCTATTGTTCtatactttaaaatttatttttagttaaattatcatttttaattataaattttgttttatttatttctaaatattttctcattaaataaaaaaaattcaatacatatattatttgatcaatatttaaatataaaaaagtccACTTAAAATTTTCGCCTAAGGTCCCCAAAGTTGTTGAGCCGGTCCTGTGTAATTATTTAACATatcaatgtgtgtgtgtttttttttttctcaaataatgtaggatCTTAATATCTTATAATCCACGATTTCACTTATCTCTCATGATTCTATATAAGATCCTGATTTTGACAATCTTGCTCCCTACTACTGCATAGCTTTTCATATCAAGGTAAGACCATGCAATCCCCAGTTGTTTTGAGGCATAACCAGTAACCATTTCCCAGTAATGCATTGGTGCACTACTGCCCTCCATTGAATTTCATGTTTCACAGAAGTAGGTATTAAAAATGAGGTTTGTTTCCTTTTATCAAGGATTTAGGTAGCCCTGTTCTACGTTTGTGGCATGTGTCTGGCACACTTTTTCATTAGGGAGCTGCCATTGtaagttattacttattaataaataataaccaAGTGTGTGTAGCCCTCCATTCTGCAGTCTGCATACACTGGATAACTATGGGGAGGGAAAAACTCCTTGGAGATCATACAAAGGTGTTGGTTGAGAGAACCCAATGAGGAACTCATGGATTAAATGAGACTTAAAAATCATTTAGACTAATTCTTGGCAGTAAGCCGGTAATTAGTGTGCTGATATTTGTACAGGTTATTTGCTTGGCCCTCttggaaaaatggaaaaagtagATGAATTTTGTTATTGAGTTTAAATCTGCCTCTTGTTTTACAGGATACATGGTTTTAGAAGAGGGCTGAAAGTGAAGTTCAAGGTTTAGTACACTTCGCACACTGGAGAAAGATTGGCTACAAGTCGTTAATCTATCTCTATCATTTGTAGAGATATGATACAAATCATTTGCTCTATTGTTGTACGGCATGTTGCTCAGCTGTCACTTAGTATTGGGCTTCTTCCTGGACCAAGTTGGGCCTCACTTTTAAGCACCTAGCATGCAAACTCAATCAGTCCCCATATTTCAACCTCTCCAATCAAAGTTAGGGTAAGGCTacctaccaaaaaaatataaaatataaaaaattcaccTATCTTAGTGAttctatattatatttattagcTACTATATCGGAGCATCATACGACATTAATTAGATAAAAAACGACAATGACATCATCCATATAATTTATAtctaaatatttatatgatatctaaaagttgaaacgtaacatttattattactatgcTCTTATTGAGTAAGATTAGCATAACATTTCGATTCATTTTGGTCCCTTTTCAATCCATTCTATccattttggtttattttagtCCATTTTAGTCCATATTGGTCAATTCAGTTCATTTCAGTATACTTCGGTCTATTTCGGTCCACTTCGGTCTTTTTCAGTCTATTCAGTCCTCTTCGGGCTttttcggtccactttggttttTTGGTCCTCTTCGGTCTATTTTAGTACACTTCAGTCTATTTCAGTCCACTTTGTTATATTTGGTCCATTAGGTCCACTTCGGTCCACCAGcaccactttggtccatttggatatAATTCGTTTCATACCGCCTCTTCAGTCTATTTCAGTCCACTTTAGTCTATTTCGATCCACTTTAGTCCATTTAAGTTTACTTGGTCTATTTCAGTCCATTTGCTCCCTTGCTCAATTTAGTATTGGATTAAGAATGGTTATTGAATATAGAGCACCATGGATCAATCAATCCCCTTGTTGAGAGTACTATGGCATTGACATTGTGGTCTATCTGGCATAGTaaaaaccaattgatttttgaaggTAAGACCCCAAATCCTCATGACACATTGATGACTTGTAATGCTTTGATTAACAGGTATAGTTCAGTTTTTTGTAAGGAAGAAGCAAGACATCAAAGAGTGTACTCAGCACAGCCAGTTGAACCTAAGAGAGTAAGAGATTGGCAGATCATCATCATAATTGCAGGACATAACCAAGGACATGACAGGATATGCTTATACTCGATTtccccattcttcttttttaagggtaaaactTATGTAGTTTCTTAAGTTCAattcccaattaaattcaactactTTTGGCCTTTGACACATGGTTATGTgatttgattgaatttaatCGGAGATCCTAAGATATAACAAATTAAGGAATTATACCTAAATTTTATCATTCTTTTAAAATGGACTATCTAAAGATCAAATATTTCACGAATCTAAAAGTAATTATAGTATCACATCAATACCAGATTATATTGTGAAATTGTGCCCTCATTGGAGGCATTGGGCGGCTTTATGCATTTTGGGGTCTAAGGCGAAGATTTTTTTAGGtatatttatgttttgttgatttgttttgttctgttgagagagagaaagggagagagattGAGCATCTAGGTCATAGagaatttatctttatctattttttatatttcggGTATAATTTATTGACCTCCTttccttccccccccccccccccttattTTTGGCCTCCTCcccaaatttattttgttcttagaagtttgttttccttatttttttggctaaatttctggcctctttttattattatttattattataatttgggatttaaTTTAGTCATCTATTTATCTatactaataataataggaTTTCCTATTTGGGCCTCATCATTTTGtatactaaaatattttcacacaaattcttaaactctctaaaatacccctatgttttggttaaataattttaaatttaaaaacaaaaatcggttaaaagagtaatttactatttttaaaaaagttcctaagttttaggttttttcctttctcttctccaATATGAattactactttttattttaaattcaaaacttCAAACTTTTTGTCAACTCTCACAAATAAAACAATcctaaaaattatgacactatttttatcttatttttaaacattattgcCTATTATCTTacctctttctttaaaaaaaaaaaaaaaaaatactcaaagGTTATTttatatctatactactatttaagggggtTCCCCTATTTAGGTTTCTCAATTTAGATACCTAAAATACTCTCAAATTCATCCGTTTCTAATGCTTAAGTCATAGGGTTAGACatataaaattagtaatttacaaactcctaatttttagctaaattaaaaaataaaaatagtttttactCCCACCTCTacatttctctctcacattaATTGTCAAGTACTAAtacaccttctttttttttgaaaaaaatataaaaaataaaactttttttttttt
This region includes:
- the LOC126709367 gene encoding probable LRR receptor-like serine/threonine-protein kinase RKF3, which codes for MVFLITLFLFSLLPSPTFSQNATTVSCPLDFNVLSQLTQSATRSAPNSDTSTECNHIRNGLQFVLSNYLQRTNSFLPPPNSSESCWAAYQSLISSSLPNFDIRKSCGFKTEWISQGCMSITTKAEFEKLIPKQTLNDVVSSCNQSLENNSPCASCTATLSTLQASYLTGPSVGNVSDCTAYPTIYAAASANISGPSDKGTAKCLFGLEFSVPSKSGSKKNVVILVVLLVFGVGFCVILGGGWLYLRKRKRRQSYVERVETSLEFGLDSISGSTTLVRFTFDDIREATKNFARDSIIGRGGYGNVYKGVLPDGSEVALKRFKNCSAAGDANFTHEVEVIASVRHVNLVALRGYCTATTPFEGHQRIIVCDLMKNGSLYDHLFGGLEDRKLSWPIRQKIALGTARGLAYLHYGAQPGIIHRDIKASNILLDEMFEAKVADFGLAKFTPEGMTHLSTRVAGTMGYVAPEYALYGQLTERSDVYSFGVVLLELLSGRKALSTNSDGQPILVTDWAWSSVRNGRTLDVIDNGMPELGVPEVLEKYVLVAVLCSHPQLYARPTMDQVVKMLETDLSVPSIPARPIPLVAEMNDIERSASSSGSGQLSSPTGYQPYTLENGRLSDHKEEGIKSSE